The following coding sequences lie in one Oryctolagus cuniculus chromosome 7, mOryCun1.1, whole genome shotgun sequence genomic window:
- the LOC138850631 gene encoding uncharacterized protein isoform X2, with product MAKDIGTEILIAKSPWSLMLTFLPSVPQILRTEMGQCFKTTFLQPLSSEDMKGAINIPWDLTGEGPSSKYFMGNITFTHRSYLVGVMTAISQIRKRQRISVIQQRSYNTAPSKFVKCDAQGKRNKQGSYRSTAGHKDLSWQHKAHWQLRTQTHSQRPSSLGLSPVSITDNASYGGMQSAHRLKERCLEECTIALLQRAAPSESRASTSALRAQDVAEWDPLEKGTTDGIHTAPRDRRPCISVPSKPAKTVAPVEL from the exons ATGGCCAAAGACATTGGCACAGAAATATTGATTGCAAAAAGTCCTTGGAGCCTGATGCTGACTTTCCTGCCTTCTGTGCCTCAAATTTTAAGGACTGAAATGGGACAGTGCTTTAAAACTACCTTCCTTCAGCCGCTTTCTAGTGAAGATATGAAGGGTGCAATTAATATCCCATGGGATTTGACAG GAGAAGGACCAAGCTCCAAGTACTTTATGGGAAACATTACATTCACCCATCGCAGCTACCTGGTTGGTGTGATGACAGCCATTTCTCAGATTCGGAAAAGACAGAGAATTTCAGTGATTCAACAAAGATCATACAATACAGCACCATCTAAATTTGTTAAAT gTGATGCCCAAGGGAAAAGAAACAAGCAAGGCAGTTATAGGAGCACTGCAGGACACAAAGACCTGAGTTGGCAGCATAAAGCACACTGGCAACTGAGAACCCAGACCCACAGTCAGAGGCCGTCTTCACTGGGTCTGTCTCCAGTGTCCATCACTGACAATGCTAGCTACGGGGGAATGCAGAGTGCTCACAGGCTTAAGGAGCGCTGTCTGGAGGAATGCACAATAGCTCTGCTTCAGAGAGCAGCCCCTTCAGAGAGCAGGGCCTCTACCTCAGCCCTCAGAGCACAGGATGTGGCAGAATGGGACCCTCTTGAGAAAGGAACCACTGATGGAATCCACACTGCCCCAAGGGACAGAAGGCCCTGCATATCTGTACCCAGCAAGCCAGCAAAGACTGTAGCGCCGGTGGAGCTGTGA
- the LOC138850631 gene encoding uncharacterized protein isoform X1, with amino-acid sequence MAKDIGTEILIAKSPWSLMLTFLPSVPQILRTEMGQCFKTTFLQPLSSEDMKGAINIPWDLTGYCTAFGEGPSSKYFMGNITFTHRSYLVGVMTAISQIRKRQRISVIQQRSYNTAPSKFVKCDAQGKRNKQGSYRSTAGHKDLSWQHKAHWQLRTQTHSQRPSSLGLSPVSITDNASYGGMQSAHRLKERCLEECTIALLQRAAPSESRASTSALRAQDVAEWDPLEKGTTDGIHTAPRDRRPCISVPSKPAKTVAPVEL; translated from the exons ATGGCCAAAGACATTGGCACAGAAATATTGATTGCAAAAAGTCCTTGGAGCCTGATGCTGACTTTCCTGCCTTCTGTGCCTCAAATTTTAAGGACTGAAATGGGACAGTGCTTTAAAACTACCTTCCTTCAGCCGCTTTCTAGTGAAGATATGAAGGGTGCAATTAATATCCCATGGGATTTGACAGGTTACTGTACTGCCTTtg GAGAAGGACCAAGCTCCAAGTACTTTATGGGAAACATTACATTCACCCATCGCAGCTACCTGGTTGGTGTGATGACAGCCATTTCTCAGATTCGGAAAAGACAGAGAATTTCAGTGATTCAACAAAGATCATACAATACAGCACCATCTAAATTTGTTAAAT gTGATGCCCAAGGGAAAAGAAACAAGCAAGGCAGTTATAGGAGCACTGCAGGACACAAAGACCTGAGTTGGCAGCATAAAGCACACTGGCAACTGAGAACCCAGACCCACAGTCAGAGGCCGTCTTCACTGGGTCTGTCTCCAGTGTCCATCACTGACAATGCTAGCTACGGGGGAATGCAGAGTGCTCACAGGCTTAAGGAGCGCTGTCTGGAGGAATGCACAATAGCTCTGCTTCAGAGAGCAGCCCCTTCAGAGAGCAGGGCCTCTACCTCAGCCCTCAGAGCACAGGATGTGGCAGAATGGGACCCTCTTGAGAAAGGAACCACTGATGGAATCCACACTGCCCCAAGGGACAGAAGGCCCTGCATATCTGTACCCAGCAAGCCAGCAAAGACTGTAGCGCCGGTGGAGCTGTGA